The Bacteroidales bacterium genome has a segment encoding these proteins:
- a CDS encoding 4Fe-4S binding protein produces MAYKISDDCTACGTCIGECPVEAISEGDIYKIDPETCTDCGACADVCPVEAIHPE; encoded by the coding sequence ATGGCTTATAAAATTAGTGACGATTGCACTGCTTGCGGTACTTGTATCGGCGAATGTCCTGTAGAAGCTATCTCGGAAGGCGATATTTATAAAATCGATCCAGAAACCTGTACTGATTGTGGTGCCTGTGCTGATGTCTGTCCTGTAGAGGCCATTCATCCTGAATAA
- a CDS encoding NAD(P)-dependent alcohol dehydrogenase: MQKMKAVVCTKYGSPEVLKVTEFEKPTPKEDEILVRLYATAVTSSDTYLRRLNVLPFYMRIMAGLFVGFGKPRNPILGMIISGEVEKTGSNVTRFKKGDKIFGTTVISGTKTNLGTYAEYKCLPEQSYVSHIPSNLDFIGAAAIAYGGSIALWCLEKTAFPCQSAESANNLKILIYGASGSVGTSLIQIAKACGAEVTGVCSTSNFELVKSLGATYTIDYSKEDFTERDDRWDIIIDAVGFKKSQPYIKNYRRILAPHGKFHSVDQGSPKNSIEYMNSVRQLAEKDILKPVIDKIYTIDEIIEAHEYVDKGHKKGNVVIRI, from the coding sequence ATGCAAAAAATGAAAGCTGTTGTATGCACAAAATATGGAAGTCCGGAGGTACTCAAAGTAACGGAATTTGAGAAACCTACTCCCAAAGAGGATGAAATACTTGTGAGATTGTATGCAACAGCTGTTACTTCGAGTGACACCTATCTTAGGAGGCTTAACGTTTTGCCATTTTATATGCGCATAATGGCAGGACTATTTGTCGGGTTTGGCAAACCGAGAAACCCCATACTCGGCATGATTATTTCCGGTGAAGTGGAAAAGACAGGAAGTAATGTTACTCGTTTTAAAAAAGGAGACAAAATTTTCGGAACTACTGTAATAAGCGGAACAAAAACTAATTTAGGAACATATGCGGAATATAAGTGTTTACCGGAACAAAGTTACGTTTCACATATTCCCTCAAACTTGGATTTTATTGGCGCAGCTGCCATAGCATATGGAGGAAGTATTGCATTGTGGTGTCTTGAAAAAACGGCTTTCCCTTGTCAATCAGCAGAAAGTGCCAATAATCTTAAAATTCTTATATATGGAGCTTCTGGATCTGTCGGAACATCATTGATTCAAATCGCCAAAGCCTGCGGTGCAGAAGTAACAGGAGTATGCAGTACGTCTAATTTTGAGTTGGTAAAATCGCTTGGTGCAACCTATACCATAGATTATAGCAAAGAAGATTTTACAGAAAGGGATGATAGATGGGACATTATAATTGATGCCGTTGGTTTTAAAAAATCCCAGCCTTACATTAAGAATTACCGTAGAATACTTGCCCCTCATGGAAAATTTCATTCGGTTGATCAGGGTAGTCCAAAGAATAGTATTGAGTACATGAATTCTGTCAGACAATTGGCAGAAAAGGATATTCTAAAACCTGTGATAGATAAGATTTATACAATTGATGAAATTATTGAAGCTCACGAATACGTAGATAAAGGTCATAAAAAAGGGAATGTAGTAATCAGGATATAG
- a CDS encoding glycoside hydrolase family 3 C-terminal domain-containing protein, with translation MKMKNNIALLFLLIVILAGFDACSEHYEYPFRNPKLSVEKRVDDLIGRLTLEEKVSQMMNSTPAIDRLGIPPYDWWNEALHGVARAGLATVFPQAIALAATFDEESVYQTFDVISDEARAKYHHYQKNKEYDRYKGLTFWTPNINIFRDPRWGRGMETYGEDPYLTGVMGVAAVKGLQGDDPRYFKTHACAKHYAVHSGPEWNRHEFDVTVSSRDLRETYLPAFHELVKANVQEVMCAYNRLDGAPCCGSNFLLNDILRQEWKYEGIVVSDCGAIDDFWRRNRHETHENALTASVDAIRTGTDLECGQSYRSVLEALKSGQISEDEVDVALRRLFRGRFELGMFDSDDRVKWSKIPYSVVDSKEHRQKALEMARKSMVLLKNSQKTLPLSKEIKKIAVVGPNANDSVMLWANYNGFPSSTVTILKGITQKLPGKEVIYEKGCELTEEYVTEEFSDAVGLNGKKGFEAKYYNNIHMEGDPIQKEMTQSIRYTTTGNTQFANNVPLNNFSAVYTGNFKAPVSGTISFTISGDDGYRLYINDQLAFEDWGTHAITTKAIEKEVKKGESYQLRIEYFQAGGDGHLEFTVGEKKLVDFSRTVQKVKDADAIVFVGGISPMLEGEEMGVDIEGFRKGDRTNIELPAVQKRMLEELRKIDKPLIFILCSGSAIALNWADQHADAILNAWYGGQAAGTAVADILFGDYNPAGRLPVTFYTSVDQLGDFEDYSMQGRTYRYMEQSPVYPFGHGLSYTTFDYRQVSLSKDMVKLGKSVDLNIDLHNTGAMDGDEVVQVYVRNNADKDGPVKSLRAFKRVSVPAGSSAKVKINLKPAAFESYYEDTERMETRSGNYTIFVGGSSSGKGLIELPFTIE, from the coding sequence CTGAAAATGAAAAACAATATTGCGTTACTTTTCTTACTGATCGTGATTTTGGCCGGATTCGACGCCTGTTCTGAACATTACGAGTATCCGTTCCGGAATCCGAAATTATCTGTTGAAAAAAGAGTGGATGATCTGATAGGAAGGCTTACCCTGGAAGAAAAAGTTTCCCAGATGATGAACAGTACACCTGCCATAGATCGGCTGGGTATTCCGCCATACGACTGGTGGAATGAAGCCCTGCACGGTGTTGCACGGGCAGGACTGGCCACCGTGTTTCCACAAGCCATAGCACTAGCGGCTACATTTGATGAAGAATCTGTTTACCAGACTTTTGATGTTATTTCAGATGAAGCGCGGGCTAAATATCATCATTACCAGAAAAATAAAGAATACGATCGTTATAAGGGACTGACATTCTGGACACCCAATATAAATATTTTCAGGGATCCCCGTTGGGGAAGGGGGATGGAAACCTATGGTGAAGATCCTTACCTGACGGGCGTTATGGGGGTTGCTGCTGTAAAAGGTTTACAGGGAGATGATCCCAGGTATTTTAAAACACATGCCTGTGCCAAACATTATGCAGTACACAGTGGACCCGAATGGAACCGGCATGAATTTGACGTAACGGTGTCATCTCGTGACCTCAGGGAGACTTATCTTCCTGCATTCCATGAGTTGGTAAAAGCGAATGTCCAGGAGGTAATGTGCGCATACAACAGGTTGGATGGAGCTCCCTGTTGCGGCAGTAATTTTTTATTGAACGACATCCTGCGACAGGAATGGAAGTATGAAGGAATAGTGGTTTCGGACTGTGGCGCCATAGACGATTTCTGGAGAAGGAACCGGCATGAAACCCATGAAAATGCACTTACAGCATCGGTCGATGCTATAAGGACGGGTACGGACCTTGAATGCGGACAAAGTTACCGATCCGTACTGGAGGCCCTTAAATCGGGACAGATCTCGGAAGATGAGGTGGATGTTGCTTTACGAAGATTGTTTCGTGGCCGTTTTGAACTGGGTATGTTCGATAGCGATGACAGGGTGAAATGGAGCAAGATACCATACAGTGTTGTCGACTCGAAAGAACACAGGCAGAAAGCTCTGGAAATGGCCCGTAAGAGTATGGTATTACTGAAAAATTCACAAAAGACATTGCCGTTATCCAAAGAAATCAAAAAAATAGCTGTAGTAGGTCCCAATGCTAATGATTCCGTGATGCTATGGGCCAATTATAACGGATTTCCTTCATCTACGGTGACTATTCTGAAAGGGATCACCCAAAAATTACCGGGAAAGGAAGTCATCTATGAAAAGGGTTGCGAACTGACAGAAGAGTATGTAACGGAGGAGTTCTCCGATGCTGTCGGCCTCAATGGGAAAAAAGGTTTTGAAGCAAAGTATTACAACAATATCCATATGGAAGGGGATCCGATACAAAAGGAAATGACGCAAAGCATCCGGTATACGACTACCGGGAATACACAATTTGCCAATAATGTTCCCCTGAATAATTTTTCAGCAGTTTATACGGGAAATTTCAAGGCGCCTGTATCAGGAACCATTTCTTTTACTATATCCGGAGATGATGGTTACAGGTTGTATATCAATGATCAACTCGCTTTTGAAGATTGGGGAACCCATGCGATTACGACCAAAGCGATAGAAAAAGAGGTAAAAAAAGGGGAAAGTTACCAATTGAGAATTGAGTATTTCCAGGCTGGCGGTGACGGACATCTTGAATTTACAGTAGGAGAGAAGAAGCTGGTTGATTTTTCCCGGACCGTTCAAAAAGTAAAGGACGCAGATGCCATTGTTTTTGTGGGAGGTATATCTCCTATGCTGGAAGGGGAAGAAATGGGGGTAGACATAGAGGGATTCAGGAAAGGGGATCGCACTAATATCGAGCTTCCTGCCGTCCAGAAGAGAATGCTGGAAGAATTAAGGAAGATAGACAAGCCGTTGATCTTTATTCTTTGTTCTGGAAGCGCTATTGCATTGAATTGGGCCGACCAACATGCGGATGCTATTCTGAATGCATGGTATGGCGGACAGGCAGCCGGGACAGCTGTGGCCGACATTCTTTTCGGCGATTACAACCCTGCCGGTCGTTTGCCGGTAACATTTTATACTTCTGTTGACCAATTGGGTGATTTTGAGGATTATTCAATGCAGGGACGTACATACAGGTACATGGAACAGTCACCGGTTTATCCGTTTGGCCATGGTCTCAGCTATACCACTTTTGATTATCGTCAGGTAAGCTTATCAAAGGATATGGTAAAACTAGGGAAATCCGTTGACCTGAATATTGATCTGCATAATACCGGTGCTATGGACGGGGATGAAGTGGTACAGGTCTATGTCCGGAATAATGCGGATAAAGACGGGCCGGTGAAATCGTTACGGGCATTCAAAAGGGTTAGTGTTCCTGCCGGTTCTTCTGCTAAAGTGAAGATAAATCTGAAACCTGCAGCTTTCGAATCATATTATGAGGATACAGAAAGAATGGAAACGCGTTCCGGTAATTATACCATCTTTGTCGGAGGATCATCATCCGGCAAAGGCTTGATAGAATTGCCCTTTACTATTGAATAA
- a CDS encoding OmpA family protein: MKIKIKIILSSLIFIYSFTTKGQNVHHEFSIYGTGGISTFLHKPSIGKSAVGFGGNTGIGYTFFFSPEWGITTGMEAMFVNRNYKLSSLSDFYSVYDGTEDFEFRYTLKNYKEKQWSVFINIPLMVQYQTTGKTKFYAAAGGKIAFPVSSKYTGKYEEIITSAYYPQYNVELFQPYFRGLGTFEDIEEKGSVKFKPAIMLSAEAGIKWKLSDKWSLYTGVSIDFGLNNILKETQNHALMGYNAEQPSNYHYNSMLVSKYTQDGNSKSFTDKMAPMMIGVKIKLAFGAGKPVEAEKNKDKRPEILFITQKDKDDKSLGMKGNEVEAQLTNDEKKEQELEIALLTIPVSSYKFNQIVLDDVQKTEWNARIKILKNYPHLHFIVEGHTCDMGSLNVNINEGLLRAETVRDYLITNGIESYRLKIISKGDSVPIVPNISESNRRINRRVVLVPDKK; encoded by the coding sequence ATGAAAATAAAAATAAAAATTATACTGTCATCGCTGATATTTATATATTCCTTTACAACAAAAGGACAAAACGTACATCATGAATTCTCCATATATGGAACGGGCGGAATTTCTACTTTTTTACATAAGCCTTCCATCGGAAAATCTGCAGTTGGATTTGGCGGTAATACAGGCATAGGATATACTTTTTTCTTTTCTCCTGAATGGGGGATAACTACCGGTATGGAAGCCATGTTTGTGAACAGGAATTATAAATTATCGTCCCTATCCGACTTTTATTCGGTTTATGACGGTACGGAAGATTTTGAATTCCGGTATACACTTAAAAATTACAAGGAAAAACAATGGTCGGTATTTATCAATATTCCATTGATGGTACAATATCAAACAACCGGTAAAACAAAATTCTACGCAGCAGCGGGTGGAAAAATAGCTTTTCCTGTCAGTTCAAAATATACCGGAAAATATGAAGAAATAATTACTTCTGCTTATTATCCCCAATATAACGTCGAACTTTTCCAACCCTATTTTCGTGGGTTAGGTACTTTTGAAGATATAGAAGAAAAAGGCAGCGTAAAATTCAAGCCTGCTATTATGCTTTCTGCCGAAGCCGGAATAAAATGGAAATTGTCAGACAAATGGTCATTGTATACCGGAGTTAGTATCGACTTTGGATTAAACAATATCTTAAAAGAAACGCAAAACCATGCACTTATGGGGTATAATGCCGAGCAACCTTCCAACTATCACTACAACAGCATGCTTGTTTCGAAATACACACAAGATGGTAATTCAAAATCCTTTACCGATAAAATGGCGCCTATGATGATAGGAGTGAAAATAAAACTCGCTTTCGGGGCGGGAAAACCAGTGGAAGCGGAGAAAAATAAAGATAAAAGGCCGGAAATTTTATTTATTACACAAAAAGATAAGGATGATAAATCATTAGGAATGAAAGGAAATGAGGTAGAAGCACAATTAACCAATGATGAAAAAAAAGAACAGGAACTGGAAATAGCCCTGTTGACTATCCCCGTATCATCATATAAATTTAATCAAATAGTATTGGATGATGTGCAAAAAACCGAGTGGAACGCAAGGATCAAAATCTTAAAGAATTATCCACACCTGCATTTTATTGTTGAAGGACATACCTGTGATATGGGATCATTAAATGTAAATATAAACGAAGGTTTGTTGCGTGCCGAAACCGTTAGAGACTACCTGATTACAAATGGTATTGAATCATACCGGTTAAAGATTATATCAAAAGGAGATTCAGTACCAATAGTGCCGAATATTTCAGAAAGTAACAGACGCATTAACAGGCGAGTGGTCCTTGTACCGGATAAAAAATAA
- a CDS encoding 4Fe-4S dicluster domain-containing protein: protein MGRLYDRLSADVRYQEGLSACINCGTCTAICPAAEFYNYDPRQIANTVQTKDDDKIEELLKSETIWYCGECMSCVTRCPRKNAPGLIILALRTLSQDEGYFVESEKGRQQLALKRTVGDWILKYGYCVYPRNLSFEMHPESGPIWKWEQENLDDIFDRLGANLDGEGPGILRKIPDESLDELKRIFEVTGGMERFRKIEEASRKKAEEMGIDPDDEYFVKVYTENSGDHS, encoded by the coding sequence ATGGGACGATTATATGACCGGCTAAGTGCCGATGTCCGTTATCAGGAGGGATTAAGTGCGTGTATCAATTGCGGAACATGCACAGCCATTTGCCCGGCAGCAGAATTTTATAATTATGATCCCCGACAGATCGCCAATACGGTTCAGACCAAAGATGACGATAAGATCGAGGAATTATTAAAAAGCGAAACCATTTGGTATTGCGGTGAATGTATGTCGTGTGTTACCCGTTGTCCACGTAAAAACGCACCGGGACTGATCATACTTGCCTTACGCACTTTATCACAGGATGAGGGATATTTTGTCGAATCGGAAAAAGGAAGACAGCAACTGGCATTGAAAAGGACTGTCGGAGACTGGATATTAAAATATGGTTATTGTGTTTACCCCAGGAATCTCTCTTTCGAAATGCATCCCGAATCCGGCCCCATATGGAAATGGGAACAGGAAAACCTGGATGATATATTTGACCGGTTAGGCGCTAACCTTGATGGGGAGGGTCCGGGCATTCTCCGTAAAATTCCTGATGAGTCGCTGGATGAGTTGAAACGTATTTTTGAAGTGACCGGTGGAATGGAGCGATTCCGGAAAATAGAAGAAGCTTCACGGAAAAAAGCGGAAGAAATGGGTATAGACCCCGATGATGAATACTTCGTAAAGGTATATACTGAAAATAGCGGAGACCACTCTTGA
- a CDS encoding heterodisulfide reductase subunit B: MIQEGKQKIWKDYQKEIPDDNYFYVRSCIRQNFFPGSEVTFLKIMRDELGKNIYETEYHTSCSGIGYHSDVVPLETTMTVVARQFALMTEAGYENYAASCITSFGLYSEILETWKHFPEVLQKVRKNLKEATGREFNTPKHLAHASDIIYKVRNEIADKGKYRLINRHTGKPLRVVEHIGCHYAKMFPNKGVGGAEYPYVLAGMIEAWGGEVVDYPERRHCCGFGFRHYLVKANRGYSVANTHKKFESMKPFKPDMIITNCPGCPYFLDRWQYTIAEMEGTTYGEDGYGIPVFTYEEVAGLILGYDPWDLGLQVHQVSTEPLLDKIGIPYNPDTKYKGTDNKDLGVPEKPLRLKTI, translated from the coding sequence ATGATCCAAGAAGGCAAACAGAAAATCTGGAAGGATTACCAGAAGGAAATTCCTGATGACAATTATTTCTATGTGAGAAGTTGTATCAGGCAGAATTTTTTCCCCGGATCAGAAGTTACTTTCCTGAAAATAATGAGGGATGAACTGGGGAAAAACATATACGAAACCGAATACCATACCTCATGCAGCGGTATCGGTTACCATTCGGATGTGGTTCCTTTGGAAACTACCATGACCGTTGTAGCACGTCAGTTTGCCTTAATGACCGAAGCCGGATATGAAAATTACGCGGCTTCCTGTATCACTTCATTCGGCTTGTATAGTGAGATACTGGAAACATGGAAACATTTTCCGGAAGTGTTGCAAAAAGTAAGGAAAAATCTGAAAGAAGCTACAGGAAGGGAGTTCAATACCCCCAAACACCTGGCACATGCCAGTGACATCATTTATAAGGTCCGTAATGAAATCGCCGACAAAGGCAAGTACCGGTTGATCAACCGTCATACGGGAAAACCGTTGCGGGTGGTGGAGCATATCGGATGCCATTATGCCAAAATGTTTCCGAATAAAGGCGTCGGTGGTGCGGAGTATCCTTATGTCCTGGCCGGAATGATCGAAGCCTGGGGAGGTGAAGTAGTGGATTATCCCGAACGCAGGCATTGTTGCGGGTTTGGATTTCGTCATTACCTCGTAAAAGCCAACCGGGGTTATTCTGTAGCCAATACCCATAAAAAGTTTGAATCGATGAAGCCATTCAAACCGGATATGATCATTACGAATTGTCCGGGTTGTCCTTATTTTCTGGACAGATGGCAATACACCATTGCAGAAATGGAAGGGACCACTTATGGTGAAGATGGTTACGGCATACCGGTATTTACCTATGAAGAAGTTGCCGGCCTGATCCTGGGATATGATCCCTGGGACCTGGGTTTACAGGTACATCAGGTATCGACGGAACCATTACTGGATAAAATCGGTATACCCTATAATCCCGATACCAAATATAAAGGAACGGATAATAAAGATCTGGGGGTTCCTGAAAAACCATTACGTTTAAAAACTATATGA
- a CDS encoding DUF5712 family protein, translated as MNIDFPPPSKGTYNNAGSSRRLASYCEHEDLERMEQGIYTEGFFNLTDDNIYKSQVIKDIDSNIGQLLKADAKFYAIHVSPSEKELRAMGNTEQEQAEAMKRYIREVVIPEYAKNFNKGLSAENIKFYGKIHFSRDRSNNELNMHCHLIVSRKDQSNKKKLSPLTNHKNTKKGAIKGGFDRKKLFQQAEKGFDKLFSYNRPLSESFEYYNTMKNGTISDQLNMQERQLSDERRMNECSQVGMNADMQTGLSENLLEDKQENNLSNLNEDKQNGSQENKQSFNQSDLGLSSVLGLLTPDANNEEEQIPMKKKIKKKPKKGFRR; from the coding sequence ATGAATATAGATTTTCCGCCACCATCCAAAGGAACATATAACAATGCAGGTAGTAGCCGAAGATTAGCTTCGTACTGCGAGCATGAGGATTTAGAACGTATGGAACAGGGAATCTATACAGAGGGATTTTTCAACTTGACGGATGATAATATCTACAAATCCCAAGTCATTAAAGATATAGATAGCAATATCGGTCAGCTTTTAAAGGCGGATGCCAAGTTTTATGCTATTCATGTAAGCCCGTCAGAAAAGGAACTTCGGGCAATGGGTAATACTGAACAGGAACAAGCCGAAGCTATGAAACGGTATATCCGTGAAGTCGTTATCCCTGAATATGCCAAGAACTTCAACAAAGGATTATCGGCAGAAAATATAAAATTCTATGGCAAAATACATTTCAGTCGAGACAGGTCAAACAATGAATTGAATATGCACTGCCATTTGATTGTCAGCCGTAAAGACCAATCCAACAAAAAGAAGCTATCGCCACTAACCAACCACAAGAACACTAAGAAAGGAGCAATCAAAGGAGGGTTTGACAGAAAAAAACTATTTCAGCAGGCGGAGAAAGGATTTGATAAGCTATTCAGCTACAACCGCCCTCTATCCGAATCCTTTGAATACTACAACACAATGAAGAACGGAACGATTTCCGACCAACTAAATATGCAGGAACGGCAACTTTCCGATGAAAGAAGAATGAATGAATGTAGTCAAGTCGGCATGAATGCAGATATGCAGACAGGCTTATCTGAAAATTTGCTTGAAGATAAGCAAGAAAACAACCTTTCAAATTTGAATGAAGATAAGCAAAACGGAAGTCAGGAAAACAAACAGTCTTTCAATCAATCGGATTTAGGTTTGTCTTCTGTATTAGGTTTACTTACGCCTGATGCCAACAACGAAGAAGAACAGATTCCGATGAAAAAGAAAATAAAGAAGAAGCCAAAGAAAGGGTTCAGGCGGTAG
- a CDS encoding clindamycin resistance transfer factor BtgA, translated as MQNKGQKIIFTTISIDTETANLVAKIGKRYSLKKSEVVKLAFQYLEKAHINPADAPESVKSELAKINKRQDDIIRFIRHYEEEQLNPMIRTSHTIATKFDTIVKALETLVLSQLEQSQEKYHTVLHKISDQFQKHADVINNQGKHIGSLQQVQKKDNAKLLKLINLYSDLATCGVMDGKRKENLKAEIIDLINEK; from the coding sequence ATGCAAAATAAAGGTCAGAAAATCATATTTACCACGATTTCCATAGATACGGAAACTGCAAATTTAGTAGCGAAAATCGGTAAACGCTATTCGCTGAAAAAGAGTGAAGTTGTAAAGCTGGCTTTTCAGTATTTGGAGAAAGCCCATATCAATCCAGCCGATGCTCCCGAATCGGTAAAGTCGGAACTTGCCAAGATAAACAAACGGCAGGATGATATTATCCGTTTCATTCGCCATTACGAGGAAGAACAGCTAAATCCGATGATACGCACGAGCCACACGATAGCAACCAAATTCGATACGATTGTCAAAGCATTGGAAACGCTTGTTCTTTCACAGTTGGAACAGAGCCAAGAAAAATACCATACAGTATTACATAAAATCAGCGACCAATTCCAAAAGCATGCAGATGTAATCAATAATCAGGGAAAGCATATCGGCTCGTTACAACAGGTGCAGAAAAAGGACAATGCAAAGCTATTGAAGCTAATTAACCTGTATTCTGATTTGGCAACCTGTGGAGTAATGGACGGCAAGCGAAAAGAAAATCTAAAAGCTGAGATTATCGACCTGATAAACGAAAAATAG
- a CDS encoding flavodoxin family protein, protein MMKNVLVISGSPRRNGNSDILSEQFVKGAENSGNRVEQIFIRDLKLGYCTGCGYCMKTGKCSLKDMLNDILPKLLEADVICFSSPVYCYSVTGQMKVFLDRCSPLIGKMKDKDFYYMVTAWDTLKENLDITMQTFHGFAICFDNIREKGRVYGGDTDKKGDVKNTQAYEKAYNMGLNIK, encoded by the coding sequence ATGATGAAGAATGTATTGGTTATTTCAGGCAGTCCGAGACGTAACGGCAATTCAGATATTCTCTCTGAACAGTTTGTCAAAGGTGCGGAAAATTCGGGAAATCGGGTAGAACAGATTTTCATACGTGATTTGAAACTTGGGTATTGCACAGGATGTGGATATTGTATGAAGACTGGCAAATGTAGTCTGAAGGATATGTTAAATGATATTCTTCCTAAATTACTGGAAGCTGATGTAATATGCTTTTCCAGCCCAGTCTATTGTTATAGCGTGACAGGTCAGATGAAAGTTTTCTTAGACAGATGCAGTCCTCTTATTGGTAAGATGAAAGATAAGGATTTTTATTACATGGTTACCGCTTGGGATACCCTTAAAGAGAATTTGGATATTACTATGCAGACCTTTCACGGCTTTGCTATTTGTTTTGACAACATTCGTGAGAAAGGCAGAGTTTATGGGGGAGATACTGATAAGAAAGGTGACGTTAAGAATACTCAAGCCTATGAAAAAGCCTATAATATGGGATTGAATATTAAATAG
- a CDS encoding helix-turn-helix domain-containing protein yields MYLNEDNFEKWMQKLSKKLSEIGQDLKSLINTDKVFNEDEKLLDNQDLAFLLKVSKRTLQRYRSSGKLPYFMIGHKIYYKVNDVREFVRSHMDFQTWQAFDKKHPKEEDKDENDE; encoded by the coding sequence ATGTATTTGAATGAAGATAATTTTGAAAAGTGGATGCAGAAGCTATCCAAGAAATTAAGCGAAATCGGTCAGGATTTGAAATCGCTGATAAATACCGATAAGGTTTTCAATGAGGATGAAAAATTGCTTGATAACCAAGATTTGGCTTTCCTCTTAAAAGTATCAAAGCGAACACTCCAACGCTATCGGTCAAGTGGAAAGCTACCCTATTTTATGATAGGTCATAAAATCTACTACAAAGTGAACGATGTTCGGGAGTTTGTTCGCTCGCACATGGATTTTCAGACGTGGCAGGCGTTTGATAAGAAGCACCCGAAAGAAGAAGATAAGGACGAGAACGATGAATGA